In Entomomonas moraniae, one DNA window encodes the following:
- the gcvH gene encoding glycine cleavage system protein GcvH: MSNLPPQLRYTESHSWVIFEDDVLLVGITDYAQNALGDIVFVESPEDGMHYQQGQQIGMIESVKTGSDIYAPVTGKVVDVNEALINSPELINEDPYSAWIYKILPASKVEIEQLLTAKDYLNLINKN; this comes from the coding sequence ATGAGTAATCTCCCACCCCAATTACGTTACACCGAAAGTCATTCTTGGGTGATATTTGAAGATGACGTGTTATTGGTTGGTATTACTGATTATGCGCAGAATGCTTTAGGTGATATTGTCTTTGTTGAATCCCCTGAAGATGGTATGCATTATCAGCAAGGGCAGCAAATAGGTATGATTGAGTCAGTTAAAACGGGCTCGGATATTTATGCGCCTGTTACAGGGAAAGTTGTTGATGTAAATGAAGCTTTAATTAATAGCCCTGAGTTAATTAATGAAGACCCTTATAGTGCTTGGATATATAAAATACTACCCGCCTCAAAAGTTGAGATTGAACAACTTTTAACGGCAAAAGACTATCTGAATCTAATTAATAAAAATTAA
- the pheA gene encoding prephenate dehydratase codes for MEQELKALRVRIDDLDSKILDLISERARCAQEVAKVKMANLAEGEHPVFYRPEREAFVLKNIMERNKGPLGNEEMARLFREIMSTCLALEQPLHVAYLGPEGTFTQAAAIKHFGHAVVTKPMAAIDEVFREVVAGAVNFGVVPVENSTEGAVNNTLDSFLEHDLVICGEVELRIHHHLLVGKNTKQDHITRIYSHAQSLAQCRKWLDAHYPNVERIAVSSNADAAKRVQSEWNSAAIAGDMAASLYDLTILSEKIEDRPDNSTRFFIIGNQAVPPTGDDKTSIIVSIHNKPGILHDLLEPFRRNHIDLTRIETRPARSSKWSYVFFIDFKGHCSDPLIKAVLEDMGKGSIGLKVLGSYPQAVL; via the coding sequence ATGGAGCAAGAGTTAAAAGCATTAAGGGTGCGAATTGATGATCTTGATAGCAAGATTTTAGATTTGATTTCTGAACGAGCACGTTGTGCACAAGAGGTAGCCAAGGTTAAAATGGCTAACCTTGCAGAAGGTGAGCACCCTGTGTTTTATCGTCCTGAGCGAGAAGCATTTGTCTTAAAAAATATCATGGAAAGGAATAAGGGCCCTCTAGGCAATGAAGAGATGGCTAGATTATTCCGTGAAATTATGTCGACGTGCTTAGCGTTAGAGCAACCTCTCCATGTTGCTTATTTAGGCCCTGAAGGCACCTTTACACAAGCGGCGGCAATCAAACATTTCGGTCATGCGGTTGTGACTAAACCCATGGCAGCAATTGATGAAGTCTTTAGAGAAGTTGTTGCTGGTGCTGTGAATTTTGGTGTTGTCCCCGTTGAAAATTCGACTGAGGGCGCTGTTAATAACACATTAGACAGTTTCTTAGAGCACGATTTGGTTATTTGTGGTGAGGTTGAGTTACGGATTCACCACCATTTATTAGTGGGTAAAAATACTAAACAAGATCATATTACGCGTATTTATTCTCATGCCCAATCATTAGCGCAATGTCGTAAATGGTTAGATGCTCACTATCCTAACGTAGAGCGTATTGCTGTTTCAAGTAATGCTGATGCAGCAAAACGCGTACAAAGTGAGTGGAATAGTGCTGCTATTGCAGGTGATATGGCAGCTAGCCTTTATGATTTAACGATTTTAAGTGAGAAGATAGAAGATCGCCCTGATAACTCTACACGTTTCTTTATTATTGGTAATCAAGCAGTACCGCCTACTGGCGATGATAAAACATCAATTATTGTGTCTATTCATAATAAACCTGGTATTTTACATGATCTATTAGAGCCATTTCGTCGAAATCATATCGATTTGACGCGTATTGAAACAAGGCCTGCACGTAGTAGTAAATGGAGTTATGTATTCTTTATTGACTTTAAGGGCCATTGCAGTGACCCCCTTATCAAGGCTGTATTGGAAGATATGGGCAAAGGCAGTATTGGTTTAAAAGTCTTAGGCTCTTACCCTCAGGCAGTTTTATAG
- the cysN gene encoding sulfate adenylyltransferase subunit CysN, whose product MSHQSELISQDILAYLAQHERKELLRFLTCGNVDDGKSTLIGRLLHDSKMIYEDQLEAITKDSKKVGTTGDDVDLALLVDGLQAEREQGITIDVAYRYFSTAKRKFIIADTPGHEQYTRNMATGASTCDLAIILIDARYGVQTQTKRHSFIASLLGIKHIVVAVNKMDLTGYDQAVFDKIKADYLRFAEQLAIDSQAIYFVPMSALKGDNVVNRSEHTPWYSGKPLMEILETVEVAGSRNLVDLRFPVQYVNRPNLNFRGFAGTLASGIVRKGDNILVLPSGKESRVKSIVTFDGELQQATPGEAVTLTLEDEIDISRGDLIVHAGSVPTITDNFEATLVWMSEEPMRPGKKYDIKRATTYIPGTITAIEYTVDVNTLEHKHASELKLNEIAKVKLSLDAPIALDGYVQNRTTGAFIIIDRLTNGTVGAGMISATPTTVGSRQTGSAHVTVAERIQRFGQKPVTILFSGLSGAGKSTLAYGVERKLFDRGRAVYVLDGQNLRHDLNKGLPQDRAGRNENWLRAAHVARQFNEAGLIALAAFVAPDAEGREQARALIGKERLITVYVQASPQICKQRDPQGLYAAGEDNIPGESFAYDVPLDADIVIDTQSTSIDEGVELIIKLLWEKEFI is encoded by the coding sequence ATGTCACATCAATCAGAATTAATTAGCCAAGATATTTTGGCTTATTTAGCACAACATGAACGTAAAGAGTTATTGCGGTTTTTAACTTGTGGTAATGTGGATGATGGCAAAAGCACACTGATTGGTCGCTTATTGCATGATTCCAAAATGATTTATGAAGATCAATTAGAAGCTATCACTAAAGACTCTAAAAAAGTAGGGACCACAGGAGACGATGTTGATTTGGCTTTATTGGTAGATGGTCTACAGGCTGAACGTGAGCAAGGGATTACCATTGATGTAGCTTACCGCTATTTTAGTACAGCAAAGCGTAAATTTATTATTGCTGATACCCCTGGACATGAGCAATATACACGCAATATGGCAACGGGTGCTTCAACTTGTGATTTGGCTATTATTTTGATCGATGCACGCTATGGTGTACAAACCCAAACGAAAAGGCATAGTTTTATTGCCTCGTTGTTAGGGATTAAGCATATTGTCGTTGCAGTTAATAAAATGGACCTAACGGGCTATGACCAAGCAGTATTCGATAAAATTAAAGCAGATTATTTGAGATTTGCTGAGCAATTAGCGATTGATAGTCAAGCAATCTACTTTGTCCCCATGTCAGCCTTAAAGGGTGATAACGTTGTAAACCGCAGTGAGCATACGCCTTGGTACAGTGGTAAACCGCTCATGGAGATTTTAGAAACGGTTGAAGTTGCTGGTAGTCGTAATTTGGTAGATTTACGCTTTCCTGTGCAATATGTTAATCGCCCTAATCTCAATTTTAGAGGTTTTGCTGGAACTTTGGCGAGTGGTATCGTTCGTAAAGGTGATAATATTTTGGTATTACCCTCAGGTAAGGAAAGCCGCGTTAAGTCGATTGTAACTTTTGATGGCGAATTGCAACAGGCAACACCTGGTGAGGCAGTTACCTTAACATTAGAAGACGAAATTGATATTTCACGGGGTGATCTAATCGTTCATGCTGGCTCAGTACCTACAATCACTGATAATTTTGAAGCTACGTTAGTATGGATGTCAGAAGAACCGATGAGGCCCGGTAAGAAGTATGACATAAAAAGAGCAACTACTTATATACCGGGTACGATTACAGCTATTGAGTACACGGTGGATGTTAATACATTAGAGCATAAACATGCCAGTGAGTTAAAACTTAATGAAATAGCTAAGGTTAAATTATCATTGGATGCGCCTATTGCTCTGGACGGTTATGTTCAAAATAGAACAACGGGTGCTTTCATTATAATAGACCGACTTACTAACGGAACTGTTGGTGCAGGAATGATTTCAGCTACACCGACTACCGTGGGGAGTCGTCAAACAGGTAGTGCACATGTGACTGTTGCTGAACGCATACAGCGTTTTGGGCAAAAACCTGTGACTATTCTATTCTCAGGTTTATCGGGTGCAGGTAAGAGTACACTGGCTTATGGTGTTGAACGTAAATTGTTTGATCGAGGACGTGCAGTGTATGTGTTAGATGGTCAAAATTTACGTCATGACCTCAATAAAGGTTTGCCTCAAGACAGGGCGGGTCGTAATGAAAATTGGTTACGAGCAGCACATGTGGCACGTCAGTTTAATGAAGCTGGGCTAATTGCCTTGGCTGCTTTTGTGGCACCTGATGCTGAGGGTCGTGAGCAAGCCCGTGCTTTGATTGGTAAAGAGCGCTTGATTACTGTTTATGTTCAAGCATCACCTCAGATTTGTAAGCAGCGTGACCCTCAAGGGCTTTATGCGGCAGGAGAAGATAATATTCCTGGAGAGTCTTTTGCTTATGATGTTCCATTAGATGCTGATATTGTGATTGATACACAATCAACATCAATTGATGAGGGTGTCGAGTTAATCATTAAACTACTATGGGAAAAAGAGTTTATTTAA
- a CDS encoding DUF945 family protein — protein sequence MNKGIIVGGIIILAGVAVSAPYFVGNTIENRFNQEVRALQISLPQIDPKLGITQENYQKGWFSSTSRVVLTINDVKIPIDNKITHGPFSYFGLGKIESSIALEKGKNKAQDEIIQLFSGQTPLLVTTKIGFSSTAIDIYSPVIDNKSLLDKPSTHINWGGINGVITVNSDKNLNANIEIPNFKVSENNKVAVIQNTVLKARGLFTHNLEQWANISSSSIATLDIEKISFTEGESTFESKLNLISRSTDDNTYLDSDTTLKLTDIKVPKELDLDVADNNLIEFNLNFDHIPKKPLIDYVEKFQALQKQGKTPTDAEILSIVEPFMISYLQGTPSVKTHLLIKDSKKNALISFDIKLPEADPNAKTINQIIASTEDRVEATLATSFSETFLDVFEKHGKLPMPKEAFIQGLLENDRFTLNNGELSNKTEYKMGHIYVNGKPDPALDASIPYLLQSLFY from the coding sequence TTGAATAAAGGCATTATTGTTGGTGGTATTATTATATTAGCGGGTGTAGCTGTAAGTGCACCCTACTTTGTGGGCAACACTATTGAAAATAGATTCAATCAAGAAGTAAGAGCACTGCAAATATCTCTTCCGCAAATAGACCCAAAACTAGGTATAACACAAGAAAACTACCAAAAGGGTTGGTTTTCTTCAACATCAAGAGTAGTTTTAACTATTAATGATGTAAAAATTCCTATCGATAATAAAATTACTCATGGTCCTTTTAGCTATTTTGGCTTAGGCAAAATAGAGAGTTCCATCGCTCTTGAGAAAGGAAAAAATAAGGCACAAGATGAGATAATTCAACTATTCTCAGGCCAAACACCTTTATTAGTTACAACAAAAATAGGGTTCTCTAGCACTGCCATCGATATTTACTCACCCGTTATTGATAATAAGTCTCTACTAGATAAACCATCCACACACATTAACTGGGGAGGAATTAATGGGGTTATTACTGTTAATAGTGATAAAAACTTAAATGCAAACATAGAAATTCCTAATTTTAAAGTATCAGAAAATAACAAAGTTGCGGTCATCCAAAATACTGTGCTAAAAGCTCGAGGTTTATTCACACATAATCTTGAACAATGGGCTAATATCAGTTCTTCTAGTATAGCTACCCTCGATATTGAAAAAATCTCCTTTACTGAAGGAGAATCGACATTTGAGAGTAAATTAAACTTAATATCACGCTCAACTGATGATAATACCTATCTTGATTCTGACACAACGCTTAAGCTAACAGACATTAAAGTCCCTAAAGAGCTCGACCTTGATGTTGCTGATAATAATCTTATTGAGTTTAACCTCAACTTTGACCATATTCCTAAAAAGCCTTTAATCGACTATGTAGAAAAATTTCAGGCATTACAAAAGCAAGGAAAAACCCCAACTGATGCTGAAATACTATCAATTGTTGAACCATTTATGATCAGCTATCTTCAAGGAACACCATCAGTTAAGACTCATTTGCTGATAAAAGATAGCAAGAAAAATGCATTAATTTCTTTTGATATAAAACTTCCAGAAGCTGATCCAAATGCTAAAACGATAAATCAAATAATAGCCAGTACGGAAGATCGCGTAGAAGCAACATTAGCTACAAGTTTTTCTGAAACATTCTTAGATGTATTTGAAAAGCATGGCAAGCTACCGATGCCAAAAGAGGCTTTTATACAAGGTCTTCTTGAAAACGATCGCTTTACATTGAATAACGGTGAGCTTTCGAACAAGACAGAATATAAAATGGGTCATATCTATGTCAACGGGAAACCTGACCCAGCATTAGATGCTTCAATTCCTTATTTATTACAATCTCTATTTTATTAA
- the gyrA gene encoding DNA gyrase subunit A, with amino-acid sequence MGTEIAKEILPVRIEDELKQSYLDYAMSVIVGRALPDVRDGLKPVHRRALFAMSENNNDWNKPYMKSARIVGDVIGKYHPHGDTAVYDTIVRMAQPFSMRYMLVDGQGNFGSVDGDSAAAMRYTEIRMQKLTHEMLADLEKETVDWVPNYDDSLKIPAVLPTKVPALLVNGSSGIAVGMATNIPPHNLTEVINGCLALIDDESLSIDQLMEYIPGPDFPTAGIINGRAGIIEAYRTGRGRVHIRAKTHIEQMDNNRERIVVTELPYQVNKARLIEKIAELVKEKKIEGITELRDESDKDGMRMVIELRRGEMPEVVINNLYAQTQLQSVFGINVVALVDGQPKILNLKEMLEAFVRHRREVVTRRTVFELRKARERGHVVEGLAVALANIDPIIELIRKSPSPAEAKEKLVATAWEAGPIQAMVERAGAESCRPDDLEEQYGIHDGKYYLSPVQAQAILDLRLHRLTGLEHEKLIGEYQEILEQIGELIRILTIPERLMEVIREELEKVRDEFGDVRRTEIVASQMDLTTADLIPEEERVVTISYGGYAKSQPLTAYQAQRRGGKGKSATGVKDEDYIEHLLVANSHSTLLLFSSKGKVYSLRTFEIPEASRTARGRPLINIIPLDEGEKITTMLPVDEFAEGLFIFMATANGTVKKTPLEQFSKVRKNGLIALGLKDGDVLISAAITDGNSEVMLFTDEGKVIRFEESKVREMGRTAKGVRGIRLPLEGDNDSLDDDESVVITDDDADDDSVETFRSHVIAMIIPEKSAYILTASARGYGKRTEIDQYPLRGRGGKGVISMITSERNGKIVGAVQVQDGEEIMLISDQGTLVRTRVDEIRPMGRNTQGVTLIKLSSDETLVGLERVQEPSEPEESLDDNLEENASNDENIHTIQ; translated from the coding sequence ATGGGCACTGAAATCGCCAAAGAAATTCTTCCCGTCAGAATCGAAGATGAACTTAAACAGTCTTATTTAGACTATGCCATGAGCGTTATTGTTGGGCGTGCGTTGCCTGATGTTCGTGATGGTTTAAAGCCCGTGCATCGCCGTGCGCTTTTTGCTATGAGCGAAAATAATAATGACTGGAATAAACCTTATATGAAGTCAGCACGTATTGTGGGTGATGTGATCGGTAAATACCATCCTCACGGTGATACGGCTGTATATGACACTATCGTGCGGATGGCACAACCATTCTCTATGCGCTACATGCTAGTTGATGGGCAAGGTAACTTTGGTTCTGTTGATGGTGACTCTGCTGCGGCAATGCGTTATACCGAAATTCGCATGCAGAAATTGACCCATGAAATGTTGGCAGATCTTGAAAAAGAAACTGTGGATTGGGTGCCAAACTATGATGATTCATTAAAAATCCCTGCAGTACTCCCCACCAAAGTTCCAGCCTTACTGGTTAATGGTTCAAGTGGTATTGCTGTAGGTATGGCTACTAATATTCCTCCTCATAACTTGACAGAGGTTATTAATGGTTGTTTAGCCTTAATTGATGATGAGAGTTTAAGCATTGATCAGTTAATGGAATATATTCCTGGGCCTGATTTTCCTACTGCGGGCATTATTAATGGTCGCGCTGGAATTATTGAAGCCTACCGTACAGGGCGTGGACGTGTCCATATCCGTGCTAAAACTCATATTGAGCAGATGGATAATAACCGCGAGCGTATCGTGGTGACAGAGCTACCTTATCAGGTCAATAAAGCAAGGCTTATTGAAAAGATTGCAGAGTTAGTTAAAGAGAAAAAAATAGAAGGTATTACTGAACTTAGGGATGAGTCAGACAAAGACGGTATGCGGATGGTTATTGAGTTACGTCGTGGTGAAATGCCAGAGGTAGTTATTAATAATCTTTATGCGCAGACGCAATTACAAAGTGTTTTTGGTATCAATGTTGTTGCATTAGTCGATGGCCAGCCTAAAATTCTTAATTTAAAAGAAATGCTAGAGGCTTTTGTCCGCCATCGCCGCGAGGTAGTGACGCGCCGCACTGTATTCGAGTTACGCAAAGCACGTGAGCGTGGTCATGTGGTAGAAGGTTTAGCTGTTGCATTGGCTAACATTGATCCGATCATTGAATTAATTCGTAAATCACCTAGCCCTGCTGAAGCAAAAGAGAAGTTAGTGGCTACTGCTTGGGAAGCAGGCCCTATCCAAGCAATGGTAGAGCGTGCGGGTGCAGAAAGTTGCCGTCCTGATGATTTAGAAGAACAATACGGCATTCATGATGGTAAATATTATTTATCACCCGTTCAAGCTCAAGCCATTTTAGATTTACGTCTACACCGTTTAACAGGTTTAGAGCATGAAAAATTGATTGGTGAATACCAAGAGATTTTAGAGCAAATTGGTGAGTTAATTCGCATTTTAACGATTCCTGAGCGTTTGATGGAAGTGATTCGTGAAGAGTTAGAAAAAGTTCGCGATGAATTTGGTGATGTACGCCGCACAGAAATTGTTGCTTCGCAAATGGATTTAACCACAGCAGATTTAATACCAGAAGAAGAGCGTGTTGTTACCATCTCTTATGGTGGATATGCTAAGTCACAGCCGTTAACAGCTTATCAAGCACAACGACGTGGTGGTAAAGGCAAATCGGCCACAGGTGTTAAAGACGAAGACTATATTGAACACCTGCTGGTTGCGAATAGCCATTCAACACTCTTGCTATTTTCAAGCAAAGGTAAGGTCTATTCATTACGTACTTTTGAGATTCCAGAAGCATCGCGAACAGCGCGTGGTCGCCCATTAATCAATATTATCCCGTTGGATGAGGGCGAAAAAATTACTACTATGTTGCCAGTGGATGAGTTTGCAGAAGGACTCTTTATCTTCATGGCTACTGCAAATGGTACAGTTAAAAAGACACCGCTTGAGCAATTTAGTAAAGTTCGAAAAAACGGTTTGATAGCTCTTGGTCTGAAAGACGGTGATGTGCTTATTTCAGCAGCTATTACTGATGGTAATAGCGAAGTGATGCTGTTTACGGATGAAGGTAAAGTGATTCGTTTTGAAGAGTCAAAAGTGCGTGAAATGGGGCGTACGGCTAAAGGCGTTAGAGGTATACGCTTACCTTTAGAGGGTGATAATGATAGTCTTGATGACGATGAGTCCGTTGTAATCACTGATGACGATGCTGATGATGATAGTGTTGAAACCTTTAGAAGCCATGTTATAGCAATGATCATTCCAGAAAAGAGTGCTTATATTTTAACAGCCTCTGCACGGGGTTATGGTAAGCGTACCGAGATTGATCAATACCCATTACGTGGTCGCGGTGGTAAAGGTGTTATCTCAATGATTACCAGTGAGCGCAATGGTAAAATCGTTGGTGCTGTGCAGGTGCAAGATGGTGAGGAGATTATGCTAATTTCTGACCAAGGTACACTTGTTCGTACTCGTGTTGATGAGATACGACCTATGGGACGTAATACTCAGGGCGTTACGTTGATTAAGTTATCGAGTGATGAAACCTTAGTAGGTTTAGAGCGCGTTCAAGAACCTTCTGAACCAGAAGAAAGCTTAGATGATAATCTTGAAGAAAATGCATCTAATGATGAAAATATTCACACTATTCAATAA
- the cysD gene encoding sulfate adenylyltransferase subunit CysD has translation MLENLTHLKQLEAESIHIIREVAAEFDNPVMLYSIGKDSAVMLHLARKAFFPGKLPFPVLHVDTRWKFQEMYRFRDQMVNEMNLDLLVHINPEGIEQGINPFTHGSAKHTDIMKTQGLKQALDKYGFDAAFGGARRDEEKSRAKERVYSFRDTKHRWDPKNQRPELWNIYNGKINKGESIRVFPLSNWTELDIWQYIYLEHIPIVPLYFAAEREVIEMNGTLVMIDDDRILEHLSDEQKATIHKKMVRFRTLGCYPLTGAVESTATTLPEIIQEMLLTKTSERQGRVIDHDATGSMEEKKRQGYF, from the coding sequence ATGCTTGAGAATTTAACTCATTTAAAACAATTAGAAGCAGAGAGTATTCATATTATCCGTGAAGTCGCCGCTGAGTTTGATAACCCAGTGATGCTTTATTCTATTGGCAAAGATTCAGCCGTGATGTTGCATTTAGCACGCAAGGCTTTCTTCCCCGGTAAATTGCCTTTTCCTGTGTTGCACGTGGATACGCGCTGGAAGTTTCAAGAGATGTATCGGTTTCGGGATCAAATGGTCAATGAGATGAATCTTGATCTCTTAGTGCATATCAATCCTGAAGGAATTGAGCAGGGCATTAATCCCTTCACACATGGTAGTGCTAAGCACACAGATATCATGAAAACACAGGGCTTAAAGCAGGCATTAGATAAATACGGTTTTGATGCGGCTTTTGGTGGCGCGCGTCGTGATGAAGAAAAATCACGTGCTAAAGAGAGGGTGTATTCATTTCGTGACACTAAGCACCGCTGGGATCCTAAAAATCAGCGTCCAGAACTTTGGAATATCTATAATGGCAAGATTAATAAAGGGGAGTCGATTCGTGTATTCCCTTTATCAAACTGGACAGAGCTCGATATTTGGCAATATATTTATTTAGAACATATCCCCATCGTTCCCCTCTATTTTGCCGCTGAGCGCGAAGTCATAGAAATGAATGGAACACTCGTCATGATTGATGATGATCGTATTCTTGAGCATTTAAGTGATGAGCAAAAAGCAACTATCCATAAAAAGATGGTTCGTTTCCGTACGCTAGGCTGTTATCCATTAACAGGGGCTGTTGAGTCAACGGCTACCACATTGCCTGAGATTATTCAGGAAATGTTACTGACTAAAACATCAGAACGTCAGGGTAGGGTAATCGACCATGATGCCACAGGGTCGATGGAAGAAAAGAAACGTCAGGGGTATTTCTAA
- a CDS encoding Nif3-like dinuclear metal center hexameric protein produces MTIALAQLEQYLNYYLESSQIKDYCPNGLQVEGKSEINKIVTGVTACQALIDAAISQHADAIIVHHGYFWRGEEPVITGIKRHRIKALLDNDISLLAYHLPLDVHPLVGNNVQLANLLGITVDKTLNPDDHSIIGLQGHLPRELSVSEFAEKVEQALGRKPMVVDNGKPVQRVGWCTGGGQGYIDQAVLAGVDLFLTGEASEQTFHSAVENNISFISAGHHATERYGIKALGEHLENLYDIDIQFIDINNPF; encoded by the coding sequence ATGACTATTGCATTGGCTCAATTAGAACAATACCTTAATTATTATTTAGAAAGTAGTCAGATTAAAGACTATTGCCCGAATGGCCTACAGGTAGAGGGAAAGTCTGAAATTAATAAAATAGTCACTGGTGTAACAGCTTGTCAGGCATTAATTGACGCTGCTATTTCACAACATGCTGATGCAATTATTGTTCATCATGGTTATTTTTGGCGTGGTGAGGAACCTGTTATTACGGGTATAAAGCGTCATCGTATTAAAGCATTGTTAGATAATGATATTAGCCTATTAGCATATCACCTGCCTTTGGATGTACATCCCTTGGTGGGTAATAATGTTCAGTTGGCTAATCTCCTTGGTATTACTGTTGATAAAACATTAAATCCAGATGATCATTCTATTATTGGTTTACAAGGACATTTACCAAGAGAGCTTTCTGTTTCAGAGTTTGCTGAAAAAGTAGAGCAAGCGCTTGGTCGCAAACCGATGGTTGTAGACAATGGAAAGCCTGTGCAAAGAGTTGGTTGGTGTACAGGTGGCGGTCAAGGCTATATTGATCAAGCAGTATTAGCAGGGGTTGATTTATTTTTAACAGGGGAAGCGTCAGAACAGACGTTTCATAGCGCTGTTGAAAATAATATTAGTTTTATTTCTGCAGGACATCATGCAACGGAACGTTATGGTATTAAAGCACTAGGTGAGCACCTTGAAAATCTTTATGATATTGATATTCAGTTTATTGATATTAATAACCCGTTCTAA
- the serC gene encoding 3-phosphoserine/phosphohydroxythreonine transaminase, translating to MTKRAFNFCAGPAALPEEVLKQVQAELLDWQGKGLSVMEMSHRGSDFIALAAEAEQDLRDLLHVPNNYKVLFLQGGASQQFAQIPLNLMRDDQKADYIETGIWARKAIEEAARYGAVNVAGSGKVYNFFAVPGQNEWKLSKDAAYVHYTSNETIGGVEFDWIPEVGDVPLVVDMSSDILSRPVDVSKFGVIYAGAQKNIGPSGLVVTIIREDLLGKERSDCPTMLNYKVAADNDSMYNTPPTFSWYLAGLVFKWLKKQGGLEGMKKVNQQKQELLYGYIDSTEFYNNPISQTSRSWMNVPFRLIDERLDKLFLEKAEKNNFLNLKGHRSVGGMRASIYNAVGLEAVQALVAFMKEFEREHG from the coding sequence ATGACTAAACGAGCCTTTAATTTTTGTGCTGGCCCTGCTGCGCTACCAGAGGAAGTTTTAAAACAAGTTCAAGCTGAGTTATTAGACTGGCAGGGAAAGGGTTTGTCAGTTATGGAAATGAGTCACCGCGGCTCAGATTTTATTGCGCTTGCAGCTGAAGCTGAACAAGATTTAAGAGATCTTTTACACGTTCCCAATAACTATAAGGTACTTTTTTTACAAGGCGGTGCTAGTCAACAGTTTGCACAAATTCCGCTTAATTTAATGCGTGATGATCAAAAGGCTGACTATATTGAAACAGGTATTTGGGCACGTAAAGCAATAGAAGAGGCGGCACGTTACGGTGCGGTGAATGTTGCAGGAAGTGGAAAAGTGTATAACTTCTTTGCTGTTCCTGGGCAAAATGAATGGAAGCTCTCTAAAGATGCTGCTTACGTACACTATACCTCTAACGAAACCATTGGTGGTGTTGAGTTCGATTGGATCCCTGAAGTGGGGGATGTTCCCTTAGTGGTTGATATGTCTTCTGATATTTTATCACGACCTGTTGATGTGTCTAAGTTTGGTGTTATCTATGCTGGTGCACAAAAGAATATTGGGCCTAGTGGGTTAGTGGTAACTATCATTCGCGAGGACTTATTAGGAAAAGAAAGAAGCGATTGTCCCACCATGTTAAATTATAAAGTGGCAGCTGATAATGATTCAATGTACAACACGCCACCAACATTCTCATGGTATTTAGCAGGGCTTGTTTTTAAATGGTTAAAAAAACAAGGTGGCTTAGAGGGCATGAAAAAAGTCAATCAACAAAAACAAGAGTTGTTGTATGGCTATATTGATAGCACAGAGTTTTATAATAACCCTATTAGTCAAACCAGCCGCTCTTGGATGAATGTACCTTTTAGATTAATTGATGAGCGTTTAGACAAATTATTTTTAGAAAAAGCAGAAAAAAATAATTTCTTAAACTTAAAAGGTCATCGCAGTGTGGGCGGTATGCGCGCATCCATTTATAATGCGGTTGGCTTGGAAGCAGTACAAGCATTAGTTGCTTTTATGAAAGAGTTTGAACGGGAGCACGGATAG